The Nitriliruptor alkaliphilus DSM 45188 genome includes a region encoding these proteins:
- a CDS encoding GGDEF domain-containing protein, with protein sequence MGHRAWWATATAGAALLPLLAVLPDGPALDVLWVAIAAATLVAVHFGGRPIPAAHRGPHRLMMVAVAALVVATALEVSWWAPSPDSTAATLASVSYAISFVFLGVGMLRVVATRLPARDTEGIIDGALVAVATAAVLFDVLAEPAVAEVYSATAAAALILLPLLMATVLASIVRVLLTGGHRHLAAWLFLGAASASIVGNILYVAVHSTPYHAVLHPLWGLGYLLLACAVLHPSWPRLCEPAPTTVGNLAFGRLAVIGIALMSLPATMLRHREAEASVVPVVAAMTCVALVLWRLARLLLEQERVQEELRHRSLHDHLTGLPNRTLVCVRLDAALARAETGAPPVIVLFIDLDGFKQVNDQLGHAAGDEVLAEVADRLVAEVRPGDVVGRLAGDEFVVVCEDAPTEIAASLADRLLGVLAVPFDSDLGEATIGASIGLASSRPGDDPEALLHRADQAMYRAKHAGKGQVTICSGEPIGT encoded by the coding sequence ATGGGACATCGAGCCTGGTGGGCGACCGCCACCGCAGGGGCAGCGCTGCTGCCCCTCCTGGCTGTGCTCCCCGACGGTCCCGCCCTCGATGTCCTGTGGGTCGCCATCGCCGCGGCGACGCTGGTCGCCGTCCACTTCGGAGGCCGTCCGATCCCGGCGGCACACCGCGGTCCACACCGTCTGATGATGGTCGCCGTGGCGGCGCTGGTCGTCGCCACGGCGCTCGAGGTCTCCTGGTGGGCCCCGTCGCCGGACAGCACCGCCGCGACGCTCGCCTCGGTGAGCTACGCGATCAGCTTCGTGTTCCTCGGCGTCGGGATGCTCCGCGTCGTCGCGACCCGCCTGCCGGCCCGTGACACCGAGGGGATCATCGACGGTGCCCTGGTGGCGGTCGCGACGGCCGCCGTCCTCTTCGACGTCCTCGCCGAACCCGCCGTCGCGGAGGTGTACTCCGCCACCGCTGCGGCTGCCCTGATCCTCCTACCGCTGCTGATGGCCACGGTGCTCGCGTCGATCGTCAGGGTGCTGTTGACGGGTGGCCACCGCCACCTCGCAGCGTGGCTGTTCCTCGGTGCCGCGTCGGCCAGCATCGTGGGCAACATCCTCTACGTCGCGGTGCACTCGACCCCCTACCACGCGGTCCTGCACCCGTTGTGGGGCCTCGGGTACCTGCTGCTCGCGTGCGCCGTGCTCCACCCGTCCTGGCCCCGCCTGTGCGAGCCGGCCCCGACCACCGTCGGCAACCTCGCGTTCGGCCGCCTGGCCGTCATCGGTATCGCCCTGATGTCGCTGCCCGCCACGATGCTGCGCCACCGGGAGGCCGAGGCGTCGGTGGTCCCGGTGGTGGCGGCGATGACGTGCGTCGCACTCGTGCTGTGGCGCCTTGCGCGGCTGCTCCTGGAGCAGGAACGGGTGCAGGAGGAGCTGCGCCACCGGTCCCTGCACGATCACCTCACCGGCCTGCCGAACCGGACGCTGGTGTGCGTCCGTCTCGACGCTGCACTGGCTCGTGCCGAGACCGGCGCACCTCCCGTCATCGTCCTGTTCATCGACCTCGACGGGTTCAAACAGGTCAACGATCAGCTCGGCCACGCCGCCGGTGACGAGGTGCTGGCGGAGGTCGCGGACCGCCTGGTCGCCGAGGTCCGGCCAGGCGACGTGGTCGGTCGGCTCGCCGGCGACGAGTTCGTGGTGGTCTGCGAGGACGCTCCGACCGAGATCGCGGCCAGCCTCGCTGACCGCCTCCTCGGCGTCCTGGCCGTCCCCTTCGACTCTGACCTCGGCGAAGCCACGATCGGGGCGTCCATCGGGCTGGCCTCCTCCCGACCGGGGGACGATCCCGAGGCGCTGCTGCACCGAGCCGACCAGGCGATGTACCGCGCCAAGCACGCCGGCAAGGGACAGGTCACGATCTGCAGCGGTGAGCCGATCGGCACCTGA
- a CDS encoding ATP-binding protein, with protein sequence MLHLLDRLAIIEWRVRDEVQRRRSEAAEPTDDRFRGLFVSDGQVDTLLASLPHEPIIGSPELVERFELIESAADDLEVGGADLRLRRLASAFDLLPLDVELLLIAVAPDLDRRFEPLYGYLNDDVSLRRATVGLALQLCGTSTVSSRARGRLAPTGPLLRAGLVEVATWDRPVLSRELRVPDRVTAHLLGDDAPDPALTALVVAPEAMDDAAAQQLARGFADGAVLAYLRDDRASAAPSSAASAFATLGLSTVALDLERLGPRDDASEVALAACRDARLRGSGLVVGPVEALEGGGPSAVQAFADGAVTVVLHGRVGWDPRWSRDVPIVVDAPRVAEEVRAELWAAELPADGLADGLDALEATSLFRLTPGQIRRAARFARYRASAADRPITQDDLQSGARAQNAAGLQRLARRITPVATWDDLVLPRGVEEQVRELAARWRHRDLVLERWGVGRGTARGRGVSALFAGGSGTGKTLTAEVIAGELGLDLYVVDLSTIVDKYIGETSKNLERIFDQADRVNGVLLFDEADALFGKRSAVSDAKDRHANVEVAFLLQRMESFDGVAILTTNLAANLDEAFMRRLDAVVDFPSPDEPQRLALWRARFPVELPRAEDVDLELLAARFKLSGSEIQNIVVSAAYRAAEDSSPVSMDDLVRATIREHRKIGRHLAASDLVGFEHLQHEPGS encoded by the coding sequence GTGCTCCACCTGCTCGACCGGCTGGCGATCATCGAGTGGCGCGTCCGTGACGAGGTCCAGCGACGACGGAGCGAGGCGGCCGAGCCCACGGACGATCGCTTCCGCGGGTTGTTCGTCTCGGACGGACAGGTCGACACCCTCCTCGCCAGCCTTCCGCACGAGCCGATCATCGGCTCGCCGGAGCTGGTGGAGCGGTTCGAACTCATCGAGTCGGCGGCCGACGATCTCGAGGTCGGGGGCGCGGACCTCCGCCTCCGTCGGCTCGCGTCGGCGTTCGACCTGCTGCCGCTCGACGTCGAGCTGCTGCTGATCGCGGTGGCTCCCGACCTCGATCGCCGGTTCGAGCCCCTCTACGGCTACCTCAACGACGACGTGTCGTTGCGTCGCGCCACCGTGGGCCTCGCGCTCCAGCTGTGCGGGACCTCGACGGTGTCGTCACGAGCTCGTGGTCGGCTCGCCCCGACGGGCCCGCTCCTGCGGGCCGGCCTCGTCGAGGTGGCGACCTGGGACCGACCGGTGCTCAGCCGCGAGCTGCGGGTCCCCGACCGGGTCACCGCGCACCTGCTCGGCGACGATGCCCCCGATCCGGCGCTCACCGCGCTCGTGGTCGCCCCGGAAGCGATGGATGACGCGGCCGCACAGCAGCTGGCGCGTGGGTTCGCCGACGGCGCCGTGCTCGCCTACCTGCGGGACGACCGCGCCTCGGCGGCGCCCTCGTCGGCCGCGTCCGCGTTCGCGACGCTGGGCCTGTCGACGGTCGCGCTCGACCTCGAACGGCTCGGCCCGAGGGACGATGCCTCCGAGGTGGCGCTGGCCGCCTGCCGAGACGCACGGCTCCGGGGATCGGGTCTGGTCGTCGGTCCGGTCGAGGCGCTCGAGGGCGGGGGTCCGTCCGCCGTCCAGGCCTTCGCGGACGGCGCGGTCACGGTGGTCCTGCACGGCCGGGTCGGCTGGGATCCGCGCTGGTCCCGTGACGTGCCGATCGTCGTGGACGCGCCGCGGGTCGCGGAGGAGGTGCGAGCGGAGCTCTGGGCCGCGGAACTTCCCGCCGACGGACTCGCCGACGGTCTCGACGCCCTCGAGGCGACCTCGCTGTTCCGCCTCACCCCCGGCCAGATCCGACGAGCGGCCCGCTTCGCCCGGTACCGGGCGAGCGCGGCCGACCGACCCATCACGCAGGATGACCTGCAGAGCGGCGCACGGGCACAGAACGCCGCGGGTCTCCAACGCCTCGCCCGCCGGATCACCCCCGTCGCCACCTGGGACGATCTCGTGCTCCCGCGGGGGGTGGAGGAGCAGGTGCGCGAGCTCGCGGCCCGGTGGCGGCACCGTGACCTGGTGCTCGAACGGTGGGGGGTGGGCCGAGGCACCGCGCGGGGGCGCGGCGTCAGCGCGCTGTTCGCTGGAGGGTCGGGCACCGGCAAGACGCTGACGGCAGAGGTGATCGCCGGGGAGCTCGGCCTCGATCTGTACGTGGTGGACCTGTCCACGATCGTCGACAAGTACATCGGCGAGACCTCCAAGAACCTCGAACGGATCTTCGACCAGGCGGACCGTGTCAACGGAGTGCTGCTGTTCGACGAGGCCGACGCGCTGTTCGGGAAGCGGTCGGCGGTCTCCGATGCGAAGGACCGCCACGCCAACGTCGAGGTGGCGTTCCTGCTGCAGCGGATGGAGTCGTTCGACGGGGTGGCGATCTTGACCACCAACCTCGCCGCGAACCTCGACGAGGCCTTCATGCGGCGTCTCGACGCGGTCGTGGACTTCCCGTCGCCAGACGAGCCGCAACGTCTGGCGCTGTGGCGGGCCAGGTTCCCGGTCGAGCTGCCTCGGGCGGAGGACGTCGACCTCGAGCTGCTCGCCGCCCGGTTCAAGCTGTCCGGCAGCGAGATCCAGAACATCGTGGTGAGCGCCGCCTACCGTGCAGCGGAGGACAGCAGCCCGGTGTCGATGGACGACCTGGTGCGTGCGACGATCCGCGAGCACCGCAAGATCGGCCGTCACCTCGCCGCCTCCGATCTCGTCGGCTTCGAGCACCTCCAGCACGAACCTGGCAGCTGA
- a CDS encoding phage tail protein has product MSTIEYETGYLGSLFALEIDSVEIGRFKRVDGISYSVEPVPSQHTTDEGKRYYYMSPGRVTFSPITLTRNLTADNSLLDWHKKVAEEGDTERKTGSIVLYDRKNEETGRWNIEGAWIMSWSTTGLDASADAFVEETVTISVDRIERVAK; this is encoded by the coding sequence ATGTCAACCATCGAGTACGAGACCGGCTACCTCGGTTCGCTGTTCGCCCTGGAGATCGACAGCGTCGAGATCGGTCGCTTCAAGCGGGTGGACGGGATCAGCTACAGCGTGGAGCCCGTCCCGAGCCAGCACACCACCGACGAGGGCAAGCGCTACTACTACATGTCGCCGGGTCGGGTGACGTTCTCGCCCATCACGCTCACCCGCAACCTGACCGCCGACAACTCGCTGCTCGACTGGCACAAGAAGGTGGCCGAGGAGGGCGACACCGAGCGCAAGACCGGCTCCATCGTCCTCTACGACCGGAAGAACGAGGAGACGGGGCGCTGGAACATCGAGGGCGCCTGGATCATGTCCTGGTCGACGACCGGACTCGACGCCAGCGCCGACGCCTTCGTGGAGGAGACCGTCACGATCTCGGTCGACCGGATCGAGCGGGTCGCGAAGTGA
- a CDS encoding tetratricopeptide repeat protein → MGWILLGLGAGAFGSVIVGATLAVALLVGGAAIAAGAVTLLRRPARAVVPTDAEPAPEPEPEPEPEPEPEPEPEPEPEPEPEPEPEPEPEPEPEPEPAPEPAPEPEPAPEPAPEPEPAPEPAPEPEPEPEPEPEPEPARGSEPAPAPARELPLRFAPMAVAEVALDRLGIRDAEPVGPSVHRDVDDALDVALRPEELARTGGVVAARGDARSEVGRRLWGALRRNVPHRPVLALLPPASAPPSGAGTYPLRELVAAIPALPLDGPNAPVVWIDEAHVHLHRGLSLDVLNQLVTALPGCIVALVVDRERLALPDLVTDPVERWLDLLSDPHEVADQARVADDLPERFRALADDDPLAAALVRVVVTWQRAGPTTPIARPKLLAIAAALEEDAAAATETDLEDALVRVSTISDAGPPLLDRVEVIASAVDRPLVPELAFRAPAPLVAHLSRTDATIPPPAWDALLPQLDTCEALEVGRRSYAADLFEVARRAWSQAAVGADDAAASRAALQLGVLHERSGDPGAAELAYRRAAGGGSEDAGLASFHLGGVLEHLERADEAEAAYRRAVDSAHEDAFPLAAFNLGWLCEQQGRADDAIAAYDRALTSGHPEAAPMAAYNLGWLLERQRRPREAEVLYRDALASDHADAAPMAAVSLGMLLERTQRAREARELYRRAAVSTHTEAAGVARDRLEASGRR, encoded by the coding sequence GTGGGATGGATCCTGCTCGGCCTCGGGGCCGGTGCGTTCGGCTCCGTGATCGTCGGCGCCACGCTGGCGGTCGCGTTGCTCGTCGGGGGTGCGGCGATCGCGGCGGGTGCGGTCACCCTCCTGCGTCGACCGGCGCGCGCCGTCGTGCCGACCGACGCGGAGCCCGCGCCGGAGCCGGAGCCCGAGCCGGAGCCCGAGCCGGAGCCCGAGCCGGAGCCCGAGCCCGAGCCGGAGCCGGAGCCCGAGCCCGAGCCGGAGCCGGAGCCGGAGCCGGAGCCCGAGCCCGAGCCCGCGCCGGAACCCGCGCCGGAACCCGAGCCCGCGCCGGAACCCGCGCCGGAACCCGAGCCCGCGCCGGAACCCGCGCCGGAACCCGAACCCGAGCCCGAGCCGGAACCCGAGCCGGAGCCTGCACGGGGATCCGAACCGGCGCCTGCACCGGCTCGTGAGCTGCCCCTGCGCTTCGCGCCGATGGCGGTGGCGGAGGTGGCGCTCGACCGGCTCGGCATCCGCGATGCCGAGCCGGTCGGGCCCTCCGTGCACCGCGACGTCGACGACGCCCTCGACGTCGCGCTCCGGCCGGAGGAGCTGGCCCGCACGGGCGGCGTCGTGGCTGCCCGCGGTGACGCACGGTCGGAGGTCGGCCGCCGCCTGTGGGGGGCCCTGCGCCGCAACGTGCCGCACCGGCCGGTCCTCGCCCTGCTGCCCCCCGCGTCCGCACCACCGTCCGGGGCGGGCACGTACCCGCTGCGGGAGCTCGTGGCCGCGATCCCGGCGCTGCCGCTCGACGGGCCGAACGCCCCCGTCGTATGGATCGATGAGGCGCACGTGCACCTCCATCGAGGGTTGTCCCTCGACGTACTGAACCAGCTCGTCACCGCCCTGCCGGGCTGCATCGTGGCCCTGGTCGTCGACCGGGAACGACTCGCGCTTCCCGACCTCGTGACCGACCCGGTCGAGCGGTGGCTCGACCTCCTCTCGGATCCTCACGAGGTCGCCGACCAGGCGCGCGTCGCGGACGACCTCCCGGAACGCTTCCGCGCGTTGGCGGACGACGACCCCCTCGCTGCGGCGCTGGTCCGGGTCGTGGTCACGTGGCAGCGGGCCGGGCCGACGACGCCGATCGCGCGACCGAAGCTGCTGGCCATCGCGGCGGCGCTGGAGGAGGACGCCGCCGCAGCGACCGAGACCGACCTCGAGGACGCCCTCGTCCGGGTCAGCACGATCTCGGATGCGGGTCCGCCGCTCCTCGATCGGGTCGAGGTGATCGCATCCGCCGTCGACCGACCGCTCGTCCCCGAGCTCGCCTTCCGGGCTCCGGCGCCGCTGGTGGCGCACCTGTCCCGCACCGACGCGACGATCCCCCCACCGGCCTGGGACGCGCTCCTGCCCCAACTGGACACCTGCGAAGCGCTGGAGGTCGGCCGGCGGTCGTACGCCGCCGACCTGTTCGAGGTGGCCCGACGTGCCTGGAGCCAGGCCGCGGTCGGGGCCGACGACGCGGCGGCGTCACGCGCGGCGCTCCAGCTCGGCGTGCTCCACGAGCGGTCCGGCGATCCTGGGGCAGCCGAGCTGGCCTACCGACGGGCCGCCGGTGGCGGTTCGGAGGACGCCGGGTTGGCCAGCTTCCACCTCGGGGGTGTGCTCGAGCACCTCGAACGGGCCGACGAGGCCGAGGCCGCCTACCGACGCGCGGTCGACTCGGCCCACGAGGACGCGTTCCCGCTCGCTGCGTTCAACCTCGGGTGGCTCTGCGAGCAGCAGGGTCGCGCTGACGACGCCATCGCCGCCTACGACCGGGCGTTGACCAGCGGCCACCCGGAGGCGGCGCCCATGGCCGCCTACAACCTCGGTTGGCTGCTGGAGCGCCAGCGGCGCCCACGGGAGGCCGAGGTCCTCTACCGCGACGCGTTGGCGAGCGACCACGCGGACGCCGCGCCGATGGCGGCTGTGAGCCTGGGCATGCTGCTCGAACGGACCCAGCGTGCCCGAGAAGCGCGGGAGCTGTACCGACGGGCGGCCGTCAGCACGCACACCGAGGCGGCCGGCGTCGCCCGCGATCGCCTCGAGGCCAGCGGACGCCGCTGA
- a CDS encoding LysM peptidoglycan-binding domain-containing protein, producing MSTPQKAYLQTETGTRLDCLFNPAKLEVVLESSWEGRQIPGQQAPTQRFGGGQSGRIPGLELLFDTTGTGESVTTFTDALTTLIRIDEDLPGFDAAQHNGRPAWVQFHWGSFHSFKAVITRLAISFNLFSPTGEPLRALATLDLTQYQDENDYPRQNPTSGTPMPARSHRVQPGETLDRIAAIHYDDPTIWRRLAEANAVHDPFALRPGTRLDVPTLEN from the coding sequence ATGAGCACGCCGCAAAAGGCCTACCTGCAGACCGAGACGGGCACGAGGCTGGACTGCCTGTTCAACCCCGCCAAGCTGGAGGTCGTCCTCGAGAGCAGCTGGGAGGGTCGCCAGATCCCCGGTCAGCAGGCACCCACCCAGCGCTTCGGCGGCGGGCAGTCTGGACGGATCCCGGGGCTCGAGCTGCTGTTCGACACGACCGGCACCGGCGAGAGCGTCACGACCTTCACGGATGCGCTCACGACGCTGATCCGCATCGACGAGGATCTGCCGGGCTTCGACGCGGCGCAGCACAACGGTCGGCCGGCGTGGGTGCAGTTCCACTGGGGCTCCTTCCACTCCTTCAAGGCCGTCATCACGCGCCTCGCGATCAGCTTCAACCTCTTCTCGCCCACCGGTGAACCCCTGCGCGCGCTCGCGACGCTCGACCTGACCCAGTACCAGGACGAGAACGACTACCCCCGCCAGAACCCGACCTCGGGCACGCCCATGCCCGCCCGCAGCCACCGCGTCCAGCCGGGCGAGACGCTCGATCGGATCGCGGCCATCCACTACGACGACCCGACGATCTGGCGGAGGCTGGCGGAGGCCAACGCCGTCCACGATCCGTTCGCGCTCCGTCCAGGCACCCGGCTCGACGTCCCCACGTTGGAGAACTGA
- a CDS encoding phage tail sheath family protein codes for MASYLTPGVYIEEVPSGSASLSTGATAIAAFVGFTATAPKDDPSDPEGLKPRLVTSWSQFEDLYGGFTPGAMLPHSVYGWFLNGGSVCYIVRVPHNQASTEPGTLALPAADRALGEVLEFTSIGPGDGLSISIEASEDEPADDGADPEPVFDLNVLQDGVVVESYAGLSLAGDNNVVDTLKEHSERVAVATKVELTEDLDLLMAMPKAGLYAIEPAPREPLEVRTPTFAGSETKRHGINGLVIADDVTIVAVPDLVTAATQEDGTIDLKMWKSVQTALIGHCEAQANRMAVLDAPPGMGVQEIKEWRSDVAMYDSPFATMYYPWIQVSNPAATNGDSEILVPPSGHMAGLWARVDDSRGVWKAPANEVIRGALDVERPITKAEQGLLNPIGVNCIRPFGTRGIRVWGARTLSSDSDWRYVNVRRLFNTVEQTIMNGTQWVVFEPNDVKLWEGVKRTLNAYLRGLWTSGALVGATPEQAYFVKCDAENNPPESIDEGKLIIEVGIAPVKPAEFVIFRISQLKETTA; via the coding sequence ATGGCGAGCTACCTGACCCCAGGGGTCTACATCGAAGAGGTGCCGTCGGGTTCGGCATCGCTGTCGACCGGCGCGACGGCGATCGCCGCCTTCGTCGGTTTCACGGCGACGGCGCCGAAGGACGATCCGTCCGACCCGGAGGGCTTGAAGCCCCGCCTGGTCACCAGTTGGTCCCAGTTCGAGGACCTCTACGGCGGCTTCACCCCCGGGGCGATGCTGCCGCACTCGGTCTACGGCTGGTTCCTCAACGGCGGTTCGGTCTGCTACATCGTCCGGGTCCCACACAACCAGGCCTCCACGGAGCCCGGCACGCTCGCGCTGCCTGCGGCGGACCGTGCGCTCGGCGAGGTCCTCGAGTTCACCTCGATCGGACCGGGTGACGGGCTGAGCATCAGCATCGAGGCGTCCGAGGACGAACCGGCGGACGACGGGGCCGACCCGGAGCCCGTGTTCGACCTCAACGTCCTGCAGGACGGTGTGGTCGTGGAGAGCTACGCCGGGCTGTCCCTCGCCGGCGACAACAACGTCGTCGACACGCTGAAGGAACACTCCGAGCGCGTCGCGGTCGCCACCAAGGTGGAGCTCACCGAGGACCTCGACCTGCTGATGGCCATGCCGAAGGCCGGCCTGTACGCCATCGAGCCCGCGCCCCGGGAGCCGCTCGAGGTCCGCACACCGACCTTCGCCGGCTCCGAGACGAAGCGGCACGGCATCAACGGGCTCGTCATCGCCGACGACGTGACGATCGTCGCGGTCCCCGACCTCGTCACGGCGGCGACCCAGGAGGACGGCACGATCGACCTCAAGATGTGGAAGTCGGTGCAGACCGCGCTGATCGGCCACTGCGAGGCGCAGGCCAACCGCATGGCCGTGCTCGACGCACCACCGGGCATGGGCGTCCAGGAGATCAAGGAGTGGCGTTCGGACGTGGCGATGTACGACTCGCCCTTCGCCACCATGTACTACCCCTGGATCCAGGTCTCGAACCCGGCCGCCACCAACGGTGACTCCGAGATCCTCGTCCCGCCGAGCGGCCACATGGCCGGTCTGTGGGCCCGGGTCGACGACTCTCGCGGTGTGTGGAAGGCGCCGGCGAACGAGGTCATCCGCGGTGCGCTCGACGTCGAGCGGCCGATCACGAAGGCCGAACAGGGGCTGCTGAACCCGATCGGGGTCAACTGCATCCGTCCCTTCGGCACGCGAGGGATCCGGGTGTGGGGGGCACGCACGCTGTCGTCGGACTCCGACTGGCGCTACGTCAACGTGCGGCGGCTGTTCAACACCGTCGAGCAGACGATCATGAACGGCACCCAGTGGGTGGTGTTCGAGCCCAACGACGTGAAGCTCTGGGAGGGCGTCAAGCGCACCCTCAACGCGTACCTGCGTGGCTTGTGGACCTCCGGCGCCCTGGTCGGGGCAACGCCCGAGCAGGCGTACTTCGTCAAGTGCGACGCGGAGAACAACCCGCCGGAGTCGATCGACGAGGGCAAGTTGATCATCGAGGTGGGGATCGCCCCGGTGAAGCCGGCCGAGTTCGTGATCTTCCGCATCAGCCAGCTCAAGGAGACGACGGCCTGA
- a CDS encoding septum formation family protein produces MLLLALALVGCTRGGSVLDRDGNVVGAGPIEVDELQAGYCLDVPPGTTGEVADVRVVPCEQEHTQEVFAVRPVEGDAFPGAGELAVLADTTCVDALQTDLGLTLADGLYFSYLLPTFDGWTNRSDRSIVCVLVRPTEGPVTGSIVADPARVPRKTPEPPVDPEPEDDEATDAVARAVLPGSEGEG; encoded by the coding sequence GTGCTGCTCCTCGCACTCGCGCTCGTGGGCTGCACACGTGGTGGTTCGGTCCTCGACCGCGACGGCAACGTCGTCGGGGCGGGACCGATCGAGGTCGACGAGCTGCAGGCGGGCTACTGCCTCGACGTCCCTCCCGGGACGACCGGCGAGGTCGCCGACGTCCGGGTCGTGCCCTGCGAGCAGGAGCACACCCAGGAGGTCTTCGCGGTCCGGCCGGTGGAGGGGGACGCCTTCCCAGGGGCGGGGGAGCTCGCGGTGCTCGCGGACACGACGTGCGTCGACGCCCTGCAGACCGACCTCGGCCTGACGCTCGCCGACGGTCTGTACTTCAGCTACCTGCTGCCGACCTTCGACGGTTGGACCAACAGGAGCGATCGCTCGATCGTCTGCGTCCTGGTCCGCCCGACCGAGGGTCCGGTGACGGGGTCGATCGTCGCCGACCCGGCCAGGGTCCCGAGGAAGACACCCGAGCCGCCGGTCGATCCCGAACCCGAGGACGACGAGGCAACTGACGCGGTGGCTCGCGCGGTCCTGCCAGGTTCGGAAGGTGAGGGCTGA
- a CDS encoding phage tail protein: MSAETMFRESGTNTAAFIVEIDGVPAGSFSECHGLEITLEVEHFAEGGVNGFVHHLPGRVSWPNIVLKRGVTWDDELFDWFNASAGDRFASDGKVVRRPVGITMVSSKGKRLRSWNLIDAMPVRWRGPTFAVTQDGVPDEELELSHHGFSAQTFKGT; this comes from the coding sequence ATGTCCGCCGAGACCATGTTCCGGGAGTCCGGCACCAACACCGCCGCGTTCATCGTGGAGATCGATGGCGTCCCCGCGGGGTCCTTCTCGGAGTGTCACGGTCTCGAGATCACGCTCGAGGTCGAGCACTTCGCGGAGGGCGGTGTCAACGGCTTCGTCCACCACCTGCCTGGCCGGGTGTCGTGGCCCAACATCGTGCTCAAGCGCGGCGTCACCTGGGACGACGAGCTGTTCGACTGGTTCAACGCCTCCGCGGGGGACCGGTTCGCGTCCGACGGGAAGGTGGTGCGGCGACCCGTCGGCATCACCATGGTCAGCTCGAAGGGCAAGCGCCTGCGTTCGTGGAACCTGATCGACGCCATGCCGGTGCGGTGGCGGGGGCCGACCTTCGCGGTGACGCAGGACGGGGTCCCCGACGAGGAGCTCGAGCTGAGCCACCACGGGTTCTCGGCCCAGACCTTCAAGGGGACGTGA
- a CDS encoding lysophospholipid acyltransferase family protein, which yields MPRPLDPSNPAASWTYRFCAWVAFTVMRLQRWRFHVTGLEHVPRTGGAVIASNHSSFWDFFTVGRPSYLGWGRPLRILAKESLFRVPVFGLLMRRAEHIPVHRGSGATALRTAAERLRDGELVLVLPEQTISPSFELLPFKSGAARMAAMAGVPLVPAVSWGSHRFNTVGRRPRWSWRLPVEVRYGEPLYPDLADDPAAVTAELRRRVQALLDEAQAAYADGAPPGAWWVPARLGGSAPTAEEGEAILARIREGWKPKDAA from the coding sequence GTGCCGCGTCCCCTCGACCCGTCCAACCCCGCTGCCTCCTGGACCTACCGCTTCTGCGCGTGGGTGGCCTTCACGGTCATGCGCCTCCAGCGGTGGCGGTTCCACGTCACGGGGCTCGAGCACGTCCCGCGTACGGGCGGGGCGGTCATCGCCTCGAACCACAGCTCGTTCTGGGACTTCTTCACGGTGGGGCGCCCGTCGTACCTCGGGTGGGGACGGCCACTGCGCATCCTGGCCAAGGAGTCGTTGTTCCGGGTCCCGGTCTTCGGGCTGCTGATGCGGCGTGCCGAGCACATCCCGGTGCACCGGGGGTCGGGGGCGACGGCGCTGCGGACGGCCGCGGAACGCCTCCGCGACGGCGAACTCGTCCTGGTGCTGCCCGAGCAGACGATCTCGCCGTCGTTCGAGCTGCTGCCGTTCAAGTCCGGCGCGGCACGGATGGCCGCGATGGCCGGCGTCCCGCTCGTCCCCGCGGTCTCCTGGGGGTCACACCGCTTCAACACGGTGGGTCGCCGGCCGCGCTGGTCGTGGCGGCTGCCGGTGGAGGTCCGCTACGGCGAGCCGCTGTACCCGGACCTCGCCGACGACCCGGCCGCGGTGACCGCGGAGCTGCGTCGTCGGGTCCAGGCGTTGCTCGACGAGGCGCAGGCGGCCTACGCCGACGGTGCGCCACCGGGAGCCTGGTGGGTCCCGGCCCGGCTCGGTGGCAGCGCGCCGACGGCGGAGGAGGGCGAGGCGATCCTCGCCCGGATCCGGGAGGGTTGGAAGCCGAAGGACGCCGCCTGA
- a CDS encoding DUF4280 domain-containing protein — MGQNVVSGAQMLCSFGVAPSALNVLPSSQVLGGGPPAGTIQDNKPLVNIPPFGMCMSLSNPTVAAATAAALGVLTPMPCIPSIPAPWMPGSPTVQIGGQPALESNSKLTCAYGGVIQLLVPGQFTVTST, encoded by the coding sequence ATGGGGCAGAACGTGGTCAGCGGGGCCCAGATGCTCTGCAGCTTCGGCGTGGCGCCGTCGGCCTTGAACGTCCTGCCGTCCAGCCAGGTCCTCGGTGGGGGCCCGCCGGCCGGCACGATCCAGGACAACAAGCCGCTCGTGAACATCCCCCCGTTCGGGATGTGCATGTCGCTGAGCAACCCGACGGTCGCTGCGGCGACGGCTGCCGCCCTCGGCGTCCTGACACCGATGCCCTGCATCCCGAGCATCCCCGCCCCGTGGATGCCCGGTTCGCCGACCGTCCAGATCGGCGGGCAACCGGCCCTCGAGAGCAACTCGAAGTTGACCTGTGCCTACGGCGGCGTGATCCAACTGCTCGTGCCTGGGCAGTTCACGGTGACCAGCACGTGA